A genomic segment from Streptosporangium roseum DSM 43021 encodes:
- a CDS encoding MFS transporter, whose translation MVTPEPAPALVTVPRGVRIGYGIGSVSTATFSTVPGLLLLFYMTNVLAVPAWIAGIVVFLPKVWDMLINPWVGQRSDRTVSRLGARRPWMLLGALTLPVAFALTFAGPPLTGVSAALYVAVCYFLTATAYAFYEVPYKAMAAEMTDDYHERSSLLQWKMVFVGLAILLSGAGAPAIAGTEAAGYRLMGLVIGAVLLVSMLAAFAGTARAPMVTRAEAEPSIRAQFAAARSSGPFMMLLGLSCAQMFAAGTLLAGSPYFATYVLGDPGMTTTLFLCIVGPLLVTMPAWVWLSRRYEKRGAMILGAALFTAGTAALALAGEFGTVYAHVCVLVVGVGYAGFQLLQFSMLSDVIVHDAQVTGKRRAGVFTGLWTACETVVFAFGALVLGWLLGATGFVESDPGTPVAQPEAAITATLYGGTLLPALIAGISILLTARYPLTAAALATPEPLRSAEG comes from the coding sequence ATGGTCACACCGGAGCCCGCTCCCGCCCTCGTCACCGTGCCGCGCGGAGTCCGCATCGGCTACGGCATCGGCTCAGTCTCCACCGCGACCTTCTCCACGGTCCCGGGATTGCTGCTGTTGTTCTACATGACCAACGTGCTGGCGGTCCCCGCCTGGATCGCCGGCATCGTGGTCTTCCTCCCCAAGGTGTGGGACATGCTCATCAACCCCTGGGTGGGCCAGCGCTCCGACCGCACGGTCTCCCGGCTCGGCGCGCGCCGGCCGTGGATGCTCCTCGGCGCGCTCACCCTGCCCGTGGCGTTCGCGCTGACGTTCGCCGGGCCACCGCTCACCGGCGTGTCGGCCGCGCTGTACGTCGCCGTCTGCTACTTCCTCACCGCGACCGCCTACGCCTTCTACGAGGTTCCCTACAAGGCCATGGCCGCCGAGATGACCGACGACTACCACGAGCGCTCCTCGCTGCTGCAGTGGAAGATGGTCTTCGTCGGCCTGGCGATCCTGCTGTCGGGAGCCGGCGCCCCGGCCATCGCGGGCACCGAGGCGGCCGGATACCGGCTCATGGGCCTGGTCATCGGCGCGGTGCTGCTGGTGTCCATGCTCGCCGCCTTCGCGGGTACGGCGCGCGCCCCGATGGTCACCAGGGCCGAGGCGGAGCCGTCGATCCGGGCCCAGTTCGCGGCGGCCCGCTCCAGCGGGCCGTTCATGATGCTGCTCGGCCTGAGCTGCGCCCAGATGTTCGCCGCGGGCACCCTGCTGGCGGGCTCGCCGTACTTCGCCACCTACGTCCTGGGCGATCCCGGGATGACCACCACGCTCTTCCTGTGCATCGTCGGGCCGCTGCTGGTCACGATGCCGGCGTGGGTCTGGCTGTCCAGGCGGTACGAGAAGCGCGGGGCGATGATCCTCGGGGCGGCGCTGTTCACGGCGGGTACGGCCGCGCTGGCCCTCGCCGGGGAGTTCGGGACGGTGTACGCGCACGTGTGCGTGCTCGTCGTCGGCGTCGGCTACGCCGGATTCCAGCTGCTGCAGTTCTCCATGCTGTCGGACGTGATCGTCCATGACGCGCAGGTCACCGGGAAGCGCCGCGCCGGGGTGTTCACCGGGCTCTGGACGGCCTGCGAGACCGTGGTCTTCGCCTTCGGCGCGCTGGTGCTCGGCTGGCTGCTCGGCGCGACCGGGTTCGTGGAGTCCGACCCCGGCACGCCCGTGGCGCAGCCCGAGGCGGCGATCACGGCCACGCTGTACGGCGGCACGCTGCTGCCCGCGCTCATCGCCGGGATCAGCATCCTGCTGACGGCGCGCTACCCCCTCACCGCGGCGGCCCTGGCGACCCCGGAGCCCCTCAGATCAGCTGAGGGGTGA
- the dacB gene encoding D-alanyl-D-alanine carboxypeptidase/D-alanyl-D-alanine endopeptidase, which yields MRPTRRTTISVSALLIASLAWASAPASAVEPASGVTDLVKDIDQILSDARLTPARAGVVVKSAASGEELYAQDSGKVLTPASNAKLVTSAAAADTLGLDFRFTTSVLSTGRRAGSALTGNLYLKGTGDPTLLAADYDALAARVAASGIKMVTGKLVADDTWFDSVRLGTDWAWDDEPYYYAAQISALTASPDTDYDAGTVIVSVAPGDAAGKPAKVSTTPETDYLKIVNRATTGAETDVLIERQHSTNTVLITGTVADGYDEWVAVDDPTGYAASLFRKALAKHGVRVLGPTAREATPAGAATVASRDSMPLSELLVPFMKLSNNMHAEILTKSIGRKVSGAGTWSAGLASLTSFAQANGMPTLRMRDGSGLSRADGLTPGGVTGLLLALRSKPWFSTWYGSLPIAGDPDRMVGGTLRSRMRGTPAAGNVHAKTGSLTGVTSLSGYVTSADNEPLVFSVMLNQFLSGSPKDIEDKIAIRLAQFSRTAPADVANVQLRQVQQDSADVECSWLKPVGC from the coding sequence GTGCGGCCCACGCGACGAACCACGATCTCCGTCTCCGCCCTCTTAATCGCCAGCCTCGCCTGGGCCTCGGCCCCGGCGAGCGCCGTCGAACCCGCCTCCGGCGTCACCGATCTGGTCAAGGACATCGACCAGATCCTCAGCGACGCCCGGCTGACCCCCGCCCGAGCCGGAGTGGTGGTCAAGAGCGCCGCCTCCGGCGAGGAGCTCTACGCCCAGGACTCGGGCAAGGTCCTGACCCCCGCCTCCAACGCCAAGCTGGTGACCTCCGCCGCCGCGGCCGACACCCTCGGCCTGGACTTCCGCTTCACCACGAGCGTGCTGTCCACCGGCCGCCGCGCCGGCTCGGCCCTCACCGGCAACCTCTACCTCAAGGGCACCGGCGACCCCACCCTCCTGGCCGCCGACTACGACGCGCTGGCCGCCCGCGTGGCCGCCTCGGGGATCAAGATGGTCACGGGCAAGCTGGTCGCCGACGACACCTGGTTCGACTCGGTACGGCTCGGCACCGACTGGGCCTGGGACGACGAGCCGTACTACTACGCGGCGCAGATCTCCGCGCTGACCGCCTCCCCGGACACCGACTACGACGCCGGGACCGTCATCGTCTCGGTGGCCCCCGGCGACGCCGCGGGCAAGCCCGCCAAGGTCTCCACCACCCCCGAGACCGACTATCTGAAGATCGTCAACCGGGCGACGACCGGGGCCGAGACCGACGTGCTGATCGAGCGCCAGCACAGCACCAACACCGTGCTGATCACCGGGACCGTGGCGGACGGCTATGACGAGTGGGTCGCCGTCGACGACCCCACCGGATACGCCGCCTCGCTCTTCCGCAAGGCGCTGGCCAAGCACGGCGTGCGGGTGCTGGGCCCCACGGCCCGCGAGGCGACCCCGGCCGGGGCCGCCACCGTGGCCTCGCGCGACTCGATGCCGCTGAGCGAGCTGCTCGTGCCGTTCATGAAGCTCAGCAACAACATGCACGCCGAGATCCTGACCAAGTCGATCGGGCGCAAGGTCTCCGGGGCCGGGACCTGGAGCGCCGGGCTCGCCTCCCTCACCTCCTTCGCCCAGGCCAACGGCATGCCGACGCTGCGCATGCGGGACGGTTCCGGCCTGTCCCGGGCGGACGGCCTCACCCCCGGCGGCGTCACCGGCCTGCTGCTCGCGCTGCGCTCCAAGCCCTGGTTCTCCACCTGGTACGGCTCGCTGCCGATCGCCGGTGACCCCGACCGGATGGTCGGCGGCACCCTGCGGAGCCGGATGCGCGGCACCCCGGCCGCCGGGAACGTCCACGCCAAGACCGGCTCGCTGACCGGCGTCACCTCCCTGTCCGGCTACGTGACCAGCGCGGACAACGAGCCCCTGGTCTTCTCCGTCATGCTCAACCAGTTCCTGTCCGGCTCCCCCAAGGACATCGAGGACAAGATCGCCATCCGTCTCGCCCAGTTCAGCCGGACCGCCCCGGCCGACGTCGCGAACGTCCAGCTCCGCCAGGTCCAGCAGGACTCCGCCGACGTCGAGTGCTCCTGGCTGAAGCCCGTCGGCTGCTGA
- a CDS encoding CAP domain-containing protein — MRRPLGVLACLGSLAALGTPVATAHAATAPQAACRVYAAAPYVTAAGKIQASAARLGCGDTALVRIRVKRAEAGPDPVVKSASRRGHNGRVTVALPCAPGVYYAVVTDYRGNAGRSKAARLSCSPSATPTPIPTATSKPTATPTATPKPTATPTVKPTPTVKPTPTPTATSPGGTVGTAEENEVVRLVNAERAKGGCRPLKHDAQLRKAAYGHSADMAAQGYFSHTSKDGRSFMDRIRAAGFTGGSGWAENIAAGQKTPASVMSSWMNSSGHKANIMNCKYTLIGVGAAKKSDGTIYWTQNFAAK, encoded by the coding sequence ATGCGTAGACCGCTAGGGGTACTCGCGTGCCTCGGGAGCCTGGCGGCACTCGGCACGCCGGTCGCCACCGCCCACGCCGCGACGGCCCCGCAGGCGGCGTGCCGCGTGTACGCGGCCGCTCCCTACGTCACGGCCGCCGGGAAGATCCAGGCGTCCGCCGCACGGCTCGGCTGTGGTGACACCGCACTGGTCCGCATCCGCGTCAAGCGCGCCGAGGCCGGCCCCGACCCGGTCGTCAAGAGCGCCTCCAGAAGAGGGCACAACGGGCGGGTCACCGTCGCGCTGCCGTGCGCCCCGGGCGTCTACTACGCGGTCGTCACCGACTACCGCGGCAACGCGGGCAGGTCCAAGGCCGCCCGGCTGTCCTGCTCCCCCTCGGCGACGCCGACCCCCATCCCCACCGCCACGTCCAAGCCCACCGCGACGCCCACCGCGACGCCGAAGCCGACGGCGACCCCCACCGTGAAGCCCACCCCCACCGTGAAGCCGACCCCCACCCCCACCGCGACCTCGCCGGGCGGCACCGTGGGGACGGCCGAGGAGAACGAGGTCGTGCGGCTGGTCAACGCGGAGCGGGCGAAGGGCGGCTGCCGGCCCCTCAAGCACGACGCACAGCTCCGCAAGGCCGCCTACGGCCACTCGGCCGACATGGCGGCCCAGGGCTACTTCAGCCACACCTCCAAGGACGGCCGCAGCTTCATGGACCGCATCCGGGCGGCCGGCTTCACCGGCGGGTCGGGCTGGGCGGAGAACATCGCCGCCGGGCAGAAGACCCCGGCCTCCGTGATGAGCTCCTGGATGAACAGCTCGGGTCACAAGGCCAACATCATGAACTGCAAGTACACCCTCATCGGTGTCGGCGCGGCCAAGAAGTCCGACGGCACGATCTACTGGACCCAGAACTTCGCCGCCAAGTAG
- the ilvC gene encoding ketol-acid reductoisomerase, whose product MFYDDQADLSIIQGRHVAVLGYGSQGHAHALSLRDSGVDVRVGLPEGSKSREKAEADGLRVLTPSEAVEEADLTMILAPDHIQRHLYAEHVAPNLVEGDALFFGHGLNIRYGLIEAPEGVDVAMVAPKGPGHLVRRQYTAGRGVPCLVAVEKDASGNAWDLALSYAKGIGGTRAGALKTTFTEETETDLFGEQAVLCGGVSELIKAGFETLIEAGYQPEVAYFECLHEMKLIVDLMYEGGISKMYWSVSDTAEYGGYSRGPRVVTPETKKEMQRILAEIQSGEFAKELVDEFDGGQKKFTAYREEIAQHPIEKTGAKLRPMMSWLK is encoded by the coding sequence ATCTTCTACGACGACCAGGCCGACCTGTCGATCATCCAGGGTAGGCACGTGGCCGTCCTGGGGTACGGCAGCCAGGGCCACGCCCACGCTCTGTCCCTCCGTGACTCCGGCGTCGACGTCCGGGTCGGTCTGCCCGAGGGTTCCAAGAGCCGTGAGAAGGCCGAGGCCGACGGTCTGCGGGTGCTCACGCCCTCGGAGGCCGTCGAAGAGGCCGACCTGACCATGATCCTCGCGCCGGACCACATCCAGCGTCACCTCTACGCCGAGCACGTGGCCCCGAACCTCGTCGAGGGCGACGCCCTCTTCTTCGGCCACGGCCTCAACATCCGCTACGGCCTCATCGAGGCTCCCGAGGGCGTCGACGTGGCCATGGTCGCGCCGAAGGGCCCCGGTCACCTCGTCCGCCGCCAGTACACCGCGGGCCGCGGCGTGCCGTGTCTCGTCGCCGTGGAGAAGGACGCCAGCGGCAACGCCTGGGACCTCGCGCTGTCCTACGCCAAGGGCATCGGCGGCACCCGCGCCGGCGCGCTGAAGACGACCTTCACCGAGGAGACCGAGACCGACCTGTTCGGCGAGCAGGCCGTCCTGTGCGGTGGCGTGTCCGAGCTGATCAAGGCCGGCTTCGAGACCCTGATCGAGGCCGGCTACCAGCCCGAGGTCGCCTACTTCGAGTGCCTGCACGAGATGAAGCTGATCGTCGACCTGATGTACGAGGGCGGCATCTCCAAGATGTACTGGTCGGTCTCCGACACCGCCGAGTACGGCGGCTACTCCCGTGGCCCGCGCGTCGTGACGCCGGAGACCAAGAAGGAGATGCAGCGCATCCTCGCCGAGATCCAGTCCGGCGAGTTCGCCAAGGAGCTGGTGGACGAGTTCGACGGCGGGCAGAAGAAGTTCACCGCCTACCGCGAGGAGATCGCACAGCACCCGATCGAGAAGACCGGCGCCAAGCTCCGCCCGATGATGAGCTGGCTCAAGTAG